In a single window of the Pseudodesulfovibrio profundus genome:
- the rnc gene encoding ribonuclease III encodes MDTGNLQECIHHRFGQVKLLATALTHSSYANEQEGSDDNERLEFLGDAVLELCISEEGYKRYPDAPEGHLTRIRSQLVKEQSLAALARELKLHHYLLLGKGEEQQGGRERDALLADAFEALLGAVFLDAGFEVAKKVTLGIFEDKWPKRAVVPENKDFKSRLQEVSQEQFKGRPNYVLAGTTGPEHEKLFDVDATLPSGEVFRGRGTSVKRAEQDAAHKALEFLNDQ; translated from the coding sequence ATGGATACGGGTAACCTTCAAGAGTGTATCCACCATAGGTTTGGGCAAGTCAAGCTCCTCGCCACCGCACTGACACATAGTTCCTACGCCAACGAACAGGAGGGCAGCGACGACAATGAGCGTCTTGAGTTCCTGGGCGATGCCGTACTGGAGCTGTGCATATCAGAAGAAGGGTATAAACGATACCCCGATGCGCCCGAGGGACACCTGACCCGCATACGTTCTCAGCTGGTGAAGGAACAGAGTCTTGCCGCCCTGGCAAGAGAGTTGAAACTGCACCATTATTTGCTGTTGGGCAAGGGCGAAGAACAACAGGGCGGCCGCGAACGCGACGCATTGCTGGCTGACGCCTTTGAAGCGTTGCTGGGGGCAGTTTTTCTGGATGCGGGATTCGAGGTGGCCAAAAAAGTGACGCTGGGCATTTTCGAGGACAAATGGCCGAAACGGGCGGTAGTCCCCGAGAACAAGGACTTCAAGAGTCGCCTGCAGGAAGTGTCGCAGGAGCAGTTCAAAGGACGACCTAACTACGTGCTAGCCGGAACCACGGGACCGGAGCATGAGAAGCTCTTTGATGTGGACGCAACGCTGCCATCAGGCGAAGTGTTTCGCGGACGCGGAACCAGTGTCAAGCGTGCGGAGCAGGATGCTGCTCATAAAGCGCTGGAATTCCTCAACGATCAATAG
- a CDS encoding flagellin N-terminal helical domain-containing protein — MSLVINHNLMAMNAQRNLSDHYGRLGVSTRRLSSGLRVGTAADDAAGLAIRELMRSEISSLHQGIRNASDAISLIQTADGALQVIDEKLIRMKELAMQASTGTYNSDQRLIIDSEYQAMSSEINRIAAATDFNGIYLLNGNLSGDPANGDHNGRGITSTGPLKIHFGTGNDCSEDYYYVAIQGSSSSAFGLGHLAGLKGSSSDSWETRNAGKAISTQALAQAAMEAINEAIISKDKIRANLGAMQNRLENTITNLEIQAENLQAAESRISDVDVAQEMTEFVRNQILTQGAVAMLAQANSLPRMAMQLIGG, encoded by the coding sequence GTTTGTCTTCCGGTCTGCGTGTCGGCACGGCTGCCGATGACGCCGCCGGTCTGGCGATTCGCGAGCTCATGCGCTCGGAAATCAGCTCCCTGCATCAGGGTATCCGAAACGCATCGGACGCGATTTCGCTTATCCAGACTGCGGACGGCGCGTTGCAGGTTATCGATGAAAAGCTCATTCGCATGAAGGAACTTGCGATGCAGGCTTCCACCGGTACCTACAACTCCGACCAACGTCTGATCATTGACTCGGAGTACCAGGCGATGTCTTCGGAAATTAACCGAATCGCAGCCGCCACGGACTTCAACGGAATTTATCTCCTGAACGGCAACCTCTCGGGCGACCCGGCCAACGGTGACCACAACGGCCGCGGCATCACGTCCACCGGACCGCTGAAGATTCACTTCGGTACCGGTAACGACTGCTCCGAAGATTACTACTACGTTGCCATTCAGGGATCGTCCTCATCCGCATTCGGTCTCGGGCATCTGGCTGGTCTCAAGGGCTCCAGCTCCGATTCCTGGGAAACCAGAAACGCGGGCAAGGCGATCTCCACCCAGGCGCTGGCACAGGCCGCAATGGAGGCCATCAACGAGGCCATCATTTCCAAGGATAAGATTCGTGCGAATCTCGGTGCCATGCAGAACCGGCTGGAAAACACCATCACCAACCTGGAAATCCAGGCCGAGAACCTGCAAGCAGCTGAATCCCGCATTTCTGATGTCGACGTAGCACAGGAAATGACGGAATTCGTCCGCAACCAGATTCTCACCCAGGGCGCTGTCGCCATGCTGGCACAGGCCAACTCTCTGCCGCGTATGGCAATGCAGCTCATCGGCGGCTAG